A region of Salinibacter sp. 10B DNA encodes the following proteins:
- a CDS encoding T9SS type A sorting domain-containing protein, which produces KAAGRKGKSSRLGFKVVAEREGTQLMQDEAATVLVRSGASEGWDRYDATKLTPPTNKYAVIGPVGRGRDGSATMKAQESIAEISGKEQTVPLGLKVKKYAGPLRVTLNETVNVPEEWTVRLVDTKGTPDPTDDEKRLLEEGGEGYEFVYGGGKAGGGKKAGGGEAVRQVRPPVPEPIDWSPPGGEAKKASGGLEGRFRIEISRGETLPVELAGMDATVRGQQARLKWETASETQNAGFRVQHQRLAEGDSMPGPTGWESLGFVEGAGTSSEVQQYSYETEPLGYGRHAFRLRQVDADGETTSSEPIRVEVRLSGAVAIEGPSPNPVRRGAELGVTVRSSQEVRIEMYDVLGRQVRRVKEERVPGEEPQRIRIETRGLASGTYFLRVKGETFRKTRRMTVVR; this is translated from the coding sequence AAGGCGGCTGGGCGGAAGGGGAAGTCGTCGCGTTTGGGATTCAAGGTAGTGGCAGAGAGGGAGGGGACGCAGTTGATGCAGGACGAGGCGGCGACCGTGCTGGTCAGGTCAGGGGCGTCGGAGGGGTGGGACCGGTACGACGCGACGAAGTTGACGCCGCCGACAAACAAGTACGCGGTGATTGGGCCAGTGGGGAGAGGGCGAGACGGGAGCGCGACGATGAAGGCGCAGGAGTCTATTGCGGAGATATCGGGGAAGGAGCAGACGGTGCCCTTGGGATTGAAGGTAAAGAAGTACGCGGGGCCGCTGAGGGTCACGTTGAACGAGACCGTGAACGTTCCGGAGGAGTGGACGGTGAGGCTGGTAGACACGAAGGGGACGCCCGACCCGACCGACGACGAGAAGCGACTGCTGGAGGAAGGGGGAGAGGGATACGAGTTTGTGTACGGGGGAGGGAAGGCGGGAGGAGGAAAGAAGGCCGGAGGAGGAGAAGCGGTGAGGCAGGTTCGTCCGCCGGTACCGGAGCCGATTGACTGGAGTCCGCCGGGAGGGGAGGCAAAGAAGGCGTCCGGTGGATTGGAGGGGCGCTTTCGGATTGAGATTTCGAGGGGGGAGACGCTGCCGGTAGAGTTGGCGGGGATGGACGCGACGGTTCGGGGGCAGCAGGCCCGGTTGAAGTGGGAGACGGCGTCGGAGACGCAGAATGCGGGGTTTCGGGTGCAGCACCAGCGGCTTGCGGAGGGAGACAGCATGCCGGGCCCGACGGGCTGGGAGTCGCTGGGATTTGTGGAGGGGGCAGGGACGAGCAGTGAGGTGCAGCAGTACAGCTACGAGACCGAGCCGTTGGGATACGGGAGGCACGCGTTTCGGCTACGGCAGGTGGACGCAGACGGGGAGACGACGAGCAGTGAGCCGATCAGGGTAGAGGTAAGGCTGTCAGGGGCAGTAGCGATCGAGGGGCCAAGCCCGAACCCGGTACGGAGGGGAGCGGAGTTGGGCGTGACGGTAAGGTCGAGTCAGGAGGTAAGGATAGAGATGTACGACGTGCTGGGGCGGCAGGTACGAAGGGTGAAGGAGGAGAGGGTTCCGGGGGAGGAGCCTCAGAGGATTCGGATAGAGACGAGGGGACTTGCGAGCGGGACGTATTTTCTTCGGGTGAAGGGAGAGACGTTCCGGAAGACCCGTCGAATGACCGTCGTTCGGTAA
- a CDS encoding choice-of-anchor Q domain-containing protein, giving the protein MENVLAAGNLSQGDGGAFYFNYNGGLGFVNVTVAGNRAQGGGGGVFLDSDNTSTIENSIIWGNAGDSGADQVALANGGTDPVYRYSDIQGSGGSGAWDSSYGDDKGENIALNPIFLSPKQPSAAPTTGGDYRLGARSPAVDAGDDGAITLSTDLDGENRIQEEAVDMGAYEGSAQLPDPEILYVDQSSGSDGNGGTSWSDAVATLQAALSQASTNTEIWVADGVYYPDEGPNVSDGEVGTSFTLKDRVSIYGGFAGNESSRSERDPDANLVVLSGDLDQDDNTNKYGVVTSPSDQNSGSKNNPTNAYHVLDASDVSAQTVVDGVTITAGSADDRKKKDGRPEEVGGGVFIDNGSPTLSNVRIIGNRAKLDGGGIASYGGGGPVLSETVIESNRSQRNGGGIYNADGSSLRARFVVLRRNTASNAGGGIYNTQSNIRFTNVTIEGNVASSNYGGGIYTSYSNGSILTNLRLVGNRAAAGGGFYNTGGGGTKTTIGTSSFSGNYATNSSNPRGGAIFTANETLELNNSIVWGNGPNQIVDRNTFSQQSSLIEGGLGGALNQDPLFISDPTLASNGPTTDGDLQLQPTSPAGDAGANTLLPADVSDLDDDGETSEQLPLDLAGSQRVKDGDVDMGAYEGTSASLTVQGSYGADGSDAGWRDMGVPVTGSSGAITVADVERGTGTGLENLSKWGVWRDVNDSWKRLDKDSPLPAGRGFTVYLFDKRESTIDPSITFETTQGSIIGDQDVTVGDGSPTGDGELAQDAQFHFLANPYAVPYDLAELNSQAPNFSDFQTTVQVWNVDNRSYHTIDVSRFSSDRTGISSWQAFYVERFNVGSGATQLTFPSSGRLPAASNTNSFFGEKAAGRKGKSSRLGFKVVAEREGTQLMQDEAATVLVRSGASEGWDRYDATKLTPPTNKYAVIGPVGRGRDGSATMKAQESIAEISGKEQTVPLGLKVKKYAGPLRVTLNETVNVPEEWTVRLVDTKGTPDPTDDEKRLLEEGGEGYEFVYGGGKAGGGKKAGGGEAVRQVRPPVPEPIDWSPPGGEAKKASGGLEGRFRIEISRGETLPVELAGMDATVRGQQARLKWETASETQNAGFRVQHQRLAEGDSMPGPTGWESLGFVEGAGTSSEVQQYSYETEPLGYGRHAFRLRQVDADGETTSSEPIRVEVRLSGAVAIEGPSPNPVRRGAELGVTVRSSQEVRIEMYDVLGRQVRRVKEERVPGEEPQRIRIETRGLASGTYFLRVKGETFRKTRRMTVVR; this is encoded by the coding sequence ATGGAGAATGTCTTGGCGGCCGGTAATTTGTCTCAGGGTGATGGTGGGGCATTCTACTTTAACTACAATGGCGGCCTGGGATTTGTGAATGTCACTGTCGCGGGGAATCGGGCGCAAGGAGGAGGGGGAGGCGTCTTCCTTGACTCGGACAATACGTCGACGATCGAGAACTCGATCATATGGGGAAATGCAGGAGATTCGGGTGCCGATCAGGTTGCCTTGGCGAATGGGGGAACGGATCCCGTATACCGATACAGTGATATTCAGGGGTCAGGCGGATCCGGGGCTTGGGACTCGTCTTATGGAGATGATAAGGGTGAGAACATTGCGCTCAACCCTATATTCTTGTCGCCGAAACAGCCATCGGCTGCTCCTACGACTGGTGGAGATTATCGGCTTGGAGCGCGCTCGCCTGCAGTCGATGCTGGAGATGATGGAGCGATTACCCTTTCGACTGATCTTGATGGGGAAAATCGAATACAAGAAGAGGCTGTTGACATGGGAGCGTATGAGGGAAGTGCTCAGCTTCCCGACCCCGAGATTTTGTATGTAGATCAGTCTTCGGGCAGTGATGGGAATGGGGGAACCTCCTGGTCTGACGCCGTCGCGACGCTGCAGGCTGCTTTGAGCCAAGCCTCCACTAACACAGAGATCTGGGTAGCAGATGGGGTTTATTATCCGGATGAGGGGCCCAACGTCTCGGACGGCGAGGTGGGAACCTCTTTTACGCTCAAGGATCGGGTGAGCATCTATGGGGGATTTGCCGGTAACGAGTCTAGTCGTTCGGAGCGAGACCCAGACGCAAATCTAGTTGTTTTAAGTGGGGATCTCGATCAGGACGACAATACCAACAAGTATGGGGTTGTGACGTCCCCGAGCGATCAGAATAGTGGGTCGAAAAATAACCCGACGAACGCCTACCACGTCCTTGATGCAAGTGACGTCTCTGCACAGACGGTCGTTGATGGAGTTACGATCACAGCCGGCTCGGCAGACGACCGGAAGAAAAAGGACGGGCGCCCGGAAGAGGTGGGAGGAGGAGTTTTTATTGACAACGGAAGTCCGACCCTTTCAAACGTTCGAATTATTGGAAACCGGGCAAAGCTCGATGGAGGAGGGATTGCCAGCTATGGAGGTGGAGGGCCGGTTCTTAGCGAAACGGTGATCGAGTCGAACCGATCTCAGCGAAACGGGGGCGGGATTTACAACGCTGACGGGAGCAGTCTTCGGGCTCGATTCGTAGTACTTCGGAGGAACACGGCTTCCAATGCAGGGGGCGGAATTTACAATACGCAATCGAACATTCGGTTTACGAATGTCACTATTGAGGGGAATGTGGCTTCTTCAAATTATGGGGGAGGAATCTATACGTCCTACTCGAATGGATCGATTTTGACAAACCTGCGGCTGGTGGGGAATCGGGCAGCCGCGGGAGGTGGATTCTATAACACGGGAGGAGGAGGCACCAAGACAACAATTGGGACCTCCTCATTTAGTGGGAATTACGCTACAAATTCCAGCAATCCCCGGGGTGGGGCTATCTTCACTGCGAATGAGACTCTGGAACTGAACAATTCAATTGTATGGGGAAACGGCCCGAATCAGATTGTTGACCGGAATACCTTTTCTCAACAGTCTTCTCTGATTGAAGGAGGCCTGGGCGGGGCATTGAATCAGGATCCACTCTTTATCAGTGATCCAACCCTCGCGAGTAACGGGCCGACCACGGATGGGGATCTCCAACTCCAGCCGACTTCTCCCGCTGGAGATGCGGGAGCCAATACGCTTTTGCCCGCGGATGTTAGTGACCTCGATGACGATGGAGAAACTAGTGAACAACTACCTCTTGACTTGGCGGGGAGTCAACGGGTGAAGGACGGTGATGTCGATATGGGAGCGTACGAGGGCACGAGTGCTAGTCTGACGGTGCAAGGCAGCTACGGAGCTGATGGCTCGGATGCGGGCTGGAGAGACATGGGAGTGCCGGTTACGGGATCGAGCGGGGCTATTACCGTTGCCGACGTGGAGCGAGGGACAGGGACGGGCCTGGAGAATCTTTCGAAGTGGGGAGTGTGGCGAGACGTGAACGATTCCTGGAAGCGTCTTGACAAGGACAGTCCGCTTCCGGCGGGGCGCGGATTTACGGTGTACCTTTTCGACAAGCGGGAGTCGACGATTGACCCGAGCATCACGTTTGAGACGACCCAGGGATCCATCATTGGGGATCAGGACGTGACGGTGGGAGACGGGAGCCCGACGGGGGATGGGGAGCTTGCGCAGGATGCTCAGTTCCACTTTCTCGCAAACCCCTACGCTGTCCCTTATGATTTAGCCGAGTTAAATAGCCAGGCCCCAAACTTTTCGGATTTCCAGACGACAGTTCAGGTTTGGAATGTAGATAACCGCAGTTACCACACGATAGATGTAAGTCGCTTTAGCTCGGATAGGACAGGGATTTCGTCGTGGCAGGCGTTTTACGTTGAGCGATTTAACGTGGGGTCGGGGGCGACGCAGTTGACGTTTCCGAGCAGTGGTCGTTTGCCGGCGGCGTCGAACACGAACTCATTTTTTGGGGAGAAGGCGGCTGGGCGGAAGGGGAAGTCGTCGCGTTTGGGATTCAAGGTAGTGGCAGAGAGGGAGGGGACGCAGTTGATGCAGGACGAGGCGGCGACCGTGCTGGTCAGGTCAGGGGCGTCGGAGGGGTGGGACCGGTACGACGCGACGAAGTTGACGCCGCCGACAAACAAGTACGCGGTGATTGGGCCAGTGGGGAGAGGGCGAGACGGGAGCGCGACGATGAAGGCGCAGGAGTCTATTGCGGAGATATCGGGGAAGGAGCAGACGGTGCCCTTGGGATTGAAGGTAAAGAAGTACGCGGGGCCGCTGAGGGTCACGTTGAACGAGACCGTGAACGTTCCGGAGGAGTGGACGGTGAGGCTGGTAGACACGAAGGGGACGCCCGACCCGACCGACGACGAGAAGCGACTGCTGGAGGAAGGGGGAGAGGGATACGAGTTTGTGTACGGGGGAGGGAAGGCGGGAGGAGGAAAGAAGGCCGGAGGAGGAGAAGCGGTGAGGCAGGTTCGTCCGCCGGTACCGGAGCCGATTGACTGGAGTCCGCCGGGAGGGGAGGCAAAGAAGGCGTCCGGTGGATTGGAGGGGCGCTTTCGGATTGAGATTTCGAGGGGGGAGACGCTGCCGGTAGAGTTGGCGGGGATGGACGCGACGGTTCGGGGGCAGCAGGCCCGGTTGAAGTGGGAGACGGCGTCGGAGACGCAGAATGCGGGGTTTCGGGTGCAGCACCAGCGGCTTGCGGAGGGAGACAGCATGCCGGGCCCGACGGGCTGGGAGTCGCTGGGATTTGTGGAGGGGGCAGGGACGAGCAGTGAGGTGCAGCAGTACAGCTACGAGACCGAGCCGTTGGGATACGGGAGGCACGCGTTTCGGCTACGGCAGGTGGACGCAGACGGGGAGACGACGAGCAGTGAGCCGATCAGGGTAGAGGTAAGGCTGTCAGGGGCAGTAGCGATCGAGGGGCCAAGCCCGAACCCGGTACGGAGGGGAGCGGAGTTGGGCGTGACGGTAAGGTCGAGTCAGGAGGTAAGGATAGAGATGTACGACGTGCTGGGGCGGCAGGTACGAAGGGTGAAGGAGGAGAGGGTTCCGGGGGAGGAGCCTCAGAGGATTCGGATAGAGACGAGGGGACTTGCGAGCGGGACGTATTTTCTTCGGGTGAAGGGAGAGACGTTCCGGAAGACCCGTCGAATGACCGTCGTTCGGTAA
- a CDS encoding T9SS type A sorting domain-containing protein — MRFTSTELITALFFLFLGLCTPAQANWDTPDAPSQQPTLSSASEVAYMDLTLRTTDSAGGEVSVDKAFSLYFLSEGTMGWDRYDASKLLPRGDRWAAIAFEGVKDGEEVLKAQESRPYSDSLQVVDVKLIKKNMPAATYTISVETWYSVPSNWSLRLRSEALGKTFVIDDPSDTISFELEASSSSEEEASKSAPSAQKTTSDTTHIALAGEVGPADSSLPVELSSFSVNSTRDQAVLRWRTMSETNNSGFAIQHQEVHNADAKDQWSKIGFVNGKGTTNEPQTYRFMTSSLNSGTHIFRLKQIDQDGATHYSEPVRLVRKPSGPVDLTTAPNPFAEQMTITLTPRAAQSVTIQLVDMLGRVVKEIGPVDVSAGAQTQMRMAGNRLSSGSYLLRVDGETFTETERVVRMR, encoded by the coding sequence ATGCGATTCACATCTACTGAGCTTATAACAGCCCTCTTTTTTCTTTTTCTTGGTCTCTGCACGCCGGCGCAGGCCAATTGGGATACTCCGGATGCTCCTTCCCAACAACCCACCCTGTCCTCCGCCTCGGAGGTAGCATATATGGACCTTACCCTTAGAACCACGGATTCGGCTGGCGGTGAAGTTTCCGTTGATAAGGCCTTCAGTCTCTACTTTCTGTCCGAAGGCACGATGGGATGGGACCGCTACGACGCCTCTAAGCTTCTTCCCCGCGGTGACCGCTGGGCAGCCATTGCGTTCGAAGGAGTGAAAGATGGTGAGGAAGTTCTGAAAGCCCAAGAGAGTCGACCATACAGTGACAGCTTGCAGGTTGTGGACGTTAAACTGATCAAGAAAAACATGCCGGCTGCGACGTACACGATCAGTGTCGAGACGTGGTACTCCGTGCCCTCGAACTGGTCGCTTCGACTGCGGAGCGAGGCCCTAGGTAAGACTTTTGTTATCGATGACCCCAGCGATACGATCTCGTTCGAGTTGGAGGCATCTTCCTCATCTGAAGAAGAAGCGTCCAAATCGGCACCTTCCGCTCAAAAAACCACATCGGATACAACACACATTGCCTTAGCCGGAGAAGTCGGACCTGCTGACTCTTCCCTTCCTGTAGAACTCTCCTCGTTCTCTGTAAACTCCACCCGAGATCAGGCTGTACTCAGATGGCGAACGATGTCTGAGACGAATAACAGCGGGTTTGCCATTCAGCATCAAGAGGTGCATAATGCAGACGCGAAAGATCAGTGGTCAAAAATCGGTTTCGTGAATGGGAAGGGCACAACCAACGAGCCCCAAACCTACCGATTTATGACCTCTTCCCTCAATTCAGGAACTCACATCTTTCGCTTAAAGCAAATCGACCAGGACGGAGCGACACACTATTCTGAACCGGTCCGGCTCGTTCGAAAGCCATCGGGACCGGTTGATCTGACCACTGCCCCGAATCCATTTGCCGAACAAATGACCATTACTCTGACCCCTCGCGCCGCACAGAGCGTGACGATTCAACTCGTAGATATGCTTGGACGTGTGGTGAAAGAGATAGGTCCGGTAGACGTATCGGCTGGTGCTCAGACTCAGATGCGAATGGCCGGAAATCGTCTCTCCTCGGGCAGCTATTTGCTCAGAGTAGATGGAGAAACATTTACGGAGACGGAACGGGTGGTACGAATGCGTTAG
- a CDS encoding response regulator transcription factor, producing MMLSALIVEDHDVTRQGLRSLLEEQLEARVVGTTGDGLEAIPLLKEHEPNLLILDLGLPSLNGLDILSRIERLDLTTKVVVLSMHGEDSYVSEAFAFGASAYVLKGSPLEELMDAIQAVMQGEKYLSEELSDDLIDPVKHAQNQPFDRYQTLTDREREVLQLTARGDTSREIGEKLGISHRTVEKHRENIQSKLELRNAVEMTAYAHQHDLILDTPVSRPDLTVDEEKDDS from the coding sequence ATGATGCTATCGGCCCTCATAGTTGAGGATCATGACGTTACCCGGCAAGGTCTACGCTCCCTTCTGGAAGAGCAACTCGAAGCCCGAGTCGTGGGCACGACCGGGGACGGACTGGAGGCCATTCCCCTCCTGAAGGAGCATGAGCCCAATCTGCTCATTCTCGACCTCGGGCTTCCCAGCCTGAACGGGCTCGACATTCTCTCCCGAATCGAACGGCTTGACCTGACGACGAAAGTGGTTGTGCTGTCGATGCACGGGGAGGACTCCTACGTAAGTGAGGCCTTTGCCTTCGGAGCGTCCGCATACGTCCTGAAAGGATCGCCCCTAGAGGAACTTATGGACGCGATCCAGGCCGTCATGCAGGGCGAAAAATATCTCAGTGAGGAGCTCTCCGATGACCTCATTGACCCCGTCAAACATGCCCAGAATCAACCCTTTGATCGATACCAGACCCTCACGGACCGGGAACGTGAGGTGCTCCAACTCACCGCCCGAGGAGATACCAGTCGCGAAATTGGAGAGAAACTCGGCATCAGCCACCGAACCGTCGAAAAGCACCGGGAGAACATTCAATCCAAACTCGAGCTCCGAAATGCGGTGGAAATGACCGCCTATGCCCACCAGCACGACCTCATTTTGGATACCCCGGTCTCTCGTCCGGACTTAACCGTGGACGAAGAGAAAGACGATTCTTGA
- a CDS encoding PAS domain S-box protein — protein sequence MDFASSPAPPPSGSSDASFSTPETASALRPKDQERLTSVSSDPSTAPEDLVRSLLQIGRDALNVQNGHLSRINPGLGRHTVMALVGSCSALHEGQTHDLSTTYCRSVIAANDLISLHHASRDGWAEDPAYQRFGFDCYLGAKIVVNQQLYGTVCFADPEPHSAPFARADHALVREIAHRMGDGLNAPDSAPRPKEAVQRPDLLQRVQALSNVGGWELTLPEQRLSWTETTYDLYGLPADYEPDLDSAISFFGEEAQATLRSALDRCCSEGRPYDLELPLFTADGVRRWVRVQGVPHDAEGTVHRITGTIQDLTDEREAKHALQKERDRFEALFQSLPTPVARCRVEEETTPITAINDAFEDVFGVSGPSAVGTDINKHLAPEGQRATAQHLTKRALEEGMLQIEVERQTTEGLRDFRLQVAGYDRTDAPPEVYAIYTDITELKERERTIRKERDLLNWVFETSPTAIVIFDESGAFVRASDRAQEFLGMETQEVTQRKYNDPEWQVMTPAGDPLPDDELPFARVKKTNEPLIGKELLLEWPDGTRRLLSVSGAPLHDESNSFAGAVFHLDDITERRQTQLSLVESERRFRGVFENAALGITLLDDNGRFIDVNPALASMMDRPADALRGQHFEMITHPDDFDTDNELYEQLIQDERTSYQLEKRYVRPDGSSFWGHLTVSRLDGPDAVQAIGMVENIDLRKRQRKQLRKFQTVVENTHETVLVLEAEPRSEPGPAITYANPSIHPLTGYPPSEVQGRSLRWLFGKETEAWVLPDLWTSLQNGERHEGEILTSRKDGTPFVARWSIAPVHNGKGTITHWVAVLRDVTEQRQMDKRLLEVQDEERRRIDQELHDEMGGLLTTIQMTIELGRIEAKKHAAPTQRFDQLEDLVAQVSSVTRTISRRLHPKNLDAHGLSGALSTLVNDLQEQHDLEIDLYNEVEEEERFPSLVEMTAFRVVQEALINIIRHADSEDAKVTLRTEENGLRLDVADNGTGFDPSTHPKDDAYGLHGVRERVERLNGTLYFESKEEGGTHLSATLPLSISSLSS from the coding sequence ATGGATTTCGCTTCGTCGCCCGCTCCTCCGCCGTCCGGCTCGTCTGACGCATCCTTCTCGACTCCGGAAACGGCCTCTGCTCTCCGGCCCAAGGACCAGGAGCGACTAACGTCAGTCTCCTCCGACCCGTCCACCGCTCCGGAAGACCTCGTACGATCCCTCTTGCAGATCGGGCGCGACGCCCTGAACGTCCAAAACGGACATCTCTCCCGAATCAATCCCGGATTGGGGCGCCACACCGTAATGGCCCTCGTGGGGTCGTGCTCGGCGCTCCACGAAGGACAGACCCACGACCTGAGCACGACCTACTGCCGATCCGTCATCGCAGCCAACGACCTCATCTCGCTCCATCATGCGTCTCGGGACGGATGGGCCGAGGATCCGGCGTACCAGCGCTTTGGCTTCGACTGCTACCTGGGGGCCAAAATTGTGGTGAACCAACAGCTCTACGGAACGGTGTGCTTTGCGGACCCAGAGCCCCATTCCGCCCCGTTCGCTCGGGCCGACCACGCACTCGTTCGGGAGATTGCGCATCGGATGGGAGACGGGCTCAATGCCCCCGACTCTGCCCCCCGCCCGAAAGAAGCGGTACAGCGCCCCGACCTTCTTCAACGTGTCCAGGCCCTCTCGAACGTGGGCGGCTGGGAGCTCACTCTTCCTGAACAACGCCTCTCCTGGACAGAAACCACCTACGATCTGTACGGCCTCCCGGCCGACTACGAGCCGGACCTCGACTCGGCCATCAGTTTCTTCGGCGAAGAGGCCCAAGCCACGCTCCGGTCCGCGCTCGACCGCTGTTGCTCCGAGGGTCGCCCGTATGACTTGGAGCTTCCCCTATTCACCGCCGACGGGGTGCGCCGCTGGGTGCGAGTGCAGGGCGTTCCCCACGACGCAGAGGGCACTGTGCACCGCATTACGGGGACGATTCAAGACCTTACCGATGAACGAGAGGCAAAGCACGCACTCCAAAAGGAGCGAGACCGATTCGAAGCCCTCTTCCAGAGCCTCCCAACCCCCGTCGCCCGGTGCCGGGTGGAAGAGGAGACGACCCCAATTACCGCAATCAATGATGCCTTTGAGGATGTCTTTGGGGTCTCCGGCCCTTCCGCCGTAGGTACGGACATCAACAAGCACCTCGCTCCCGAAGGCCAGCGGGCCACAGCCCAGCACCTCACCAAGCGTGCCCTGGAAGAAGGCATGCTTCAAATTGAAGTTGAGCGCCAGACCACAGAGGGGCTCCGAGACTTCCGGCTTCAGGTGGCCGGGTATGACCGCACCGATGCGCCCCCGGAGGTGTATGCCATCTACACCGACATTACCGAACTGAAAGAACGAGAGCGGACGATCCGCAAGGAGCGCGACCTTCTCAATTGGGTCTTCGAGACCAGCCCGACGGCCATCGTCATTTTCGACGAGTCTGGTGCCTTTGTGCGGGCCAGCGATCGTGCTCAGGAATTTCTGGGCATGGAAACGCAAGAGGTTACCCAAAGAAAATATAACGACCCGGAGTGGCAGGTCATGACGCCTGCAGGAGATCCCCTTCCGGACGACGAGCTTCCCTTCGCCCGCGTCAAGAAAACCAACGAGCCCCTCATTGGAAAGGAGCTCCTTCTTGAATGGCCGGATGGGACCCGTCGCCTCCTCTCGGTGAGTGGCGCTCCTCTTCACGACGAAAGCAACTCTTTTGCGGGGGCCGTTTTTCACCTCGACGACATCACCGAACGACGCCAAACCCAGCTTAGCCTCGTAGAAAGTGAGCGGCGGTTCCGCGGCGTCTTTGAGAATGCTGCTCTGGGCATTACTCTTCTCGACGACAACGGACGCTTCATTGACGTCAACCCCGCACTGGCCTCTATGATGGACCGGCCGGCCGACGCCCTCCGGGGACAGCATTTCGAAATGATCACACACCCGGACGACTTCGACACGGACAACGAGCTGTACGAGCAGCTCATTCAGGACGAACGGACCTCGTACCAGCTGGAAAAGCGATACGTTCGCCCCGACGGCTCGTCGTTCTGGGGACACCTTACGGTCTCCCGCCTAGACGGACCGGACGCCGTCCAGGCCATTGGGATGGTCGAAAACATCGACCTCCGCAAGCGACAGCGAAAGCAGCTCCGCAAATTCCAGACGGTGGTTGAAAACACCCACGAGACGGTGTTGGTCTTGGAGGCCGAGCCGCGATCGGAGCCGGGACCCGCCATTACCTACGCAAACCCGAGCATTCACCCCCTGACAGGGTACCCCCCCTCCGAAGTGCAGGGACGGTCGCTTCGGTGGCTCTTCGGAAAAGAAACGGAGGCCTGGGTCCTCCCCGACCTGTGGACCTCCCTACAGAATGGGGAGCGTCATGAAGGCGAAATTCTCACGTCCCGCAAGGATGGAACCCCCTTTGTCGCGCGCTGGAGTATTGCCCCCGTGCACAACGGAAAAGGAACTATTACACACTGGGTGGCCGTGCTTCGCGACGTAACCGAGCAACGCCAGATGGACAAGCGTCTCTTAGAAGTTCAGGATGAGGAGCGCCGGCGGATCGACCAGGAATTGCACGACGAAATGGGCGGGCTGCTCACAACGATTCAAATGACCATCGAACTCGGCCGCATCGAAGCAAAGAAGCACGCGGCCCCCACTCAGCGATTTGACCAGCTGGAAGACCTCGTGGCTCAGGTATCGTCCGTCACCCGGACCATCTCGCGACGCCTGCATCCAAAGAATCTTGATGCGCACGGCCTCTCGGGGGCCCTTTCCACGTTGGTCAACGACCTCCAGGAGCAGCACGATCTTGAGATTGACCTTTACAACGAGGTCGAAGAAGAGGAGCGCTTTCCGTCCCTCGTCGAAATGACGGCTTTCCGGGTCGTGCAGGAGGCCCTCATCAATATCATTCGCCACGCCGACAGTGAAGACGCAAAGGTAACCCTGCGGACGGAGGAAAACGGCCTTCGCCTCGACGTGGCGGACAACGGTACCGGCTTCGATCCGTCGACGCATCCCAAGGACGATGCCTACGGCCTGCACGGGGTTCGGGAACGAGTCGAACGCCTCAATGGCACCCTCTACTTCGAGTCCAAAGAGGAAGGCGGCACACACCTCTCCGCTACACTCCCCCTTTCCATCTCTTCTCTTTCCTCATAA